From Halotia branconii CENA392, the proteins below share one genomic window:
- the rplT gene encoding 50S ribosomal protein L20 yields the protein MTRVKRGNVARKRRNKILKLAKGFRGSHSTLFRTANQQVMKALRSSYRDRKKKKRDFRRLWITRINAASRQHGLSYSQLMGNLKKADIQLNRKMLAQLAVLDPASFSKVAELASQAKG from the coding sequence ATGACTAGGGTAAAACGCGGTAATGTAGCTCGTAAACGCCGCAATAAAATTCTCAAACTAGCTAAAGGTTTTCGTGGTTCTCACTCAACTTTATTTAGAACCGCCAACCAACAGGTAATGAAGGCACTACGCAGTTCTTACCGCGATCGCAAAAAGAAAAAGCGCGATTTTCGTCGCCTTTGGATCACCCGGATTAACGCGGCTTCTAGACAACATGGCTTGAGTTACAGTCAGCTGATGGGCAACTTGAAAAAAGCAGACATCCAACTCAATCGTAAGATGTTGGCACAATTGGCAGTCCTCGATCCAGCTAGCTTTAGCAAAGTTGCTGAATTGGCAAGCCAAGCAAAAGGGTAA
- the rpmI gene encoding 50S ribosomal protein L35, which produces MPKLKTRKAAAKRFRATGTGKIVRRKAFKNHLLEHKSANKKRKLSQTALVNERDAENVRLMLPYL; this is translated from the coding sequence ATGCCTAAATTAAAGACCCGTAAAGCAGCAGCGAAGCGATTCCGTGCCACTGGCACAGGTAAAATCGTGCGCCGTAAAGCTTTCAAAAATCACCTTTTAGAACACAAGTCTGCCAACAAAAAGCGTAAACTGTCCCAGACTGCACTTGTCAATGAACGCGATGCAGAGAATGTGCGCTTGATGCTCCCATATTTGTAA
- a CDS encoding conjugal transfer protein TrbI has product MTRFYRWKSGTAALMTMAMTTVALTPLITLAPANAQYNIGQSRNITIPSGVSFPVRADSDKITVKPGETKSLRLKIANDIIDRNRNVLIPRNTEIVGQLEPVNLDTYYRDRDNRQGVRFVAQELIFSNGQRQQINATSQTYTTTEKISQGPNTGQVLTDAAIGAGAGLLGSLVTGNRRIDDLKPVIGAAAGAGASVLLRKQETEAFVIRPEQDLRLTLNSNLTLYRY; this is encoded by the coding sequence ATGACACGCTTTTATCGTTGGAAATCTGGAACTGCTGCACTTATGACAATGGCAATGACTACAGTTGCCCTTACTCCTCTAATTACATTAGCTCCTGCTAATGCACAATACAATATCGGACAATCTAGAAACATCACCATTCCTTCAGGGGTAAGTTTTCCTGTGAGAGCCGACAGCGATAAAATTACTGTTAAGCCTGGGGAAACTAAATCTTTAAGACTGAAAATTGCCAATGACATTATTGATAGGAATAGAAATGTATTAATTCCTAGAAACACTGAAATTGTTGGACAACTAGAACCTGTAAATCTAGATACTTATTATAGAGATAGAGATAACAGACAAGGTGTACGGTTTGTAGCCCAAGAATTAATATTTTCTAATGGCCAACGTCAACAGATTAATGCTACTTCTCAGACATATACTACAACCGAAAAAATTTCCCAAGGACCTAATACTGGTCAGGTTTTAACTGATGCAGCTATTGGTGCAGGTGCTGGTCTTTTAGGTTCACTAGTTACAGGTAATCGAAGAATCGATGATTTAAAACCTGTGATTGGTGCGGCTGCGGGTGCAGGAGCAAGTGTACTATTACGGAAACAAGAAACTGAAGCCTTCGTCATTAGACCAGAACAGGATTTAAGACTCACATTAAATTCTAACTTGACATTATATCGCTACTAA